A region of Clostridium acetobutylicum ATCC 824 DNA encodes the following proteins:
- a CDS encoding HXXEE domain-containing protein, producing the protein MNKMNAIAWLLPILFMIHDFEEIIFVKVWRQKYQYCLDASAMKKKPFSHFKSTDEFSIGVEIIFVILSLITLISIIFNDYHVWYGFIFTITAHFITAHFKGVLEFKHYVPGFVTSILFLPLNAYIIYIVTAMLRFNAVDILISCVLGAAVGFFIYTFLHSMEKNFANKLIEYSINKIEK; encoded by the coding sequence ATGAACAAAATGAATGCTATTGCCTGGTTACTTCCTATCCTTTTTATGATTCATGATTTTGAGGAGATTATATTCGTTAAGGTTTGGAGACAGAAGTATCAGTATTGTCTTGATGCTTCCGCAATGAAAAAGAAGCCATTTTCACATTTTAAAAGTACAGATGAATTTTCAATAGGAGTAGAAATAATATTTGTAATTCTTTCGTTAATAACACTAATTTCTATCATTTTTAACGATTACCATGTTTGGTATGGGTTCATATTTACTATAACAGCTCATTTTATAACAGCTCATTTTAAGGGTGTATTAGAATTCAAACATTATGTTCCTGGATTTGTAACTTCAATCTTGTTTTTGCCATTAAATGCTTATATCATTTATATTGTAACAGCAATGTTAAGGTTTAATGCAGTTGATATATTAATATCATGCGTTCTAGGAGCAGCAGTTGGTTTTTTCATTTATACATTCCTTCACAGTATGGAAAAAAATTTTGCAAATAAATTAATTGAATATTCAATTAACAAAATTGAAAAATAA
- a CDS encoding RpiB/LacA/LacB family sugar-phosphate isomerase, producing MKIVVASDHAGFSLKEEVKKFLEDGGHEILDFGTHNTNPSHLSDYIYPAALSLSEGKAERGIFIDGVGYGSALIANKIYGVYAAVCQDPFCAKLARSHSNTNALCIGAKIIGSAIALETINTWMNTDFLGDIEKYKIRVDKVTKISEKHLKKLSEI from the coding sequence ATGAAGATTGTTGTTGCTAGTGATCATGCTGGTTTTTCTCTAAAGGAAGAAGTGAAAAAATTTCTAGAAGATGGTGGTCATGAAATTTTAGACTTTGGAACTCATAATACAAATCCCTCTCACCTATCTGACTATATTTACCCAGCAGCTTTATCACTTTCAGAAGGCAAGGCAGAACGTGGAATTTTTATTGATGGTGTTGGTTATGGCAGTGCTCTAATTGCAAATAAAATATATGGCGTGTATGCAGCAGTTTGCCAGGATCCATTTTGTGCTAAACTCGCTCGCTCACACTCTAATACAAATGCTCTTTGCATTGGCGCAAAAATAATAGGTTCTGCCATAGCCCTTGAAACCATAAATACGTGGATGAATACTGATTTCCTAGGTGATATTGAAAAATATAAAATTCGTGTAGATAAGGTAACTAAAATTTCTGAAAAGCATTTAAAGAAACTTTCTGAAATTTAA
- a CDS encoding amino acid permease has translation MEKKELSRGLKARHIELIALGGTIGVGLFMGSASTIKWAGPSVLLAYGVAGIAMYIIMRIMGEMLYLEPLAGSFANYANKYISPLAGYITAWCYWFMWIAVGMSEITAIGIYVKFWFPALPAWIPALIGVAILAAANMASVKFYGEFEFWFSLIKVVTIVVMLIVGVGLIFFGIGNHGVPIGFKNLTAHGGFFAGGLKGWLFALCMVTASYQGVELIGITAGEAQDPKNTLRKATKNIIWRILIFYVGAIFVIVTIYPWDKISTLGSPSVLTFAKIGIAAAAGIINFVVLTAAMSGCNSGIYSCGRMLYTLATNGQAPKFLGKLNKDGVPANGIRTTLVCLLIGVILNYIYPNSKLFVYIYSASVLPGMAPWFVLCISQIKFRKEHAEEMKMHPFKSRLFPYANYIVVAYLCLVLIGMCFNSSTQIPLFIGAVFCAIVTIAYFAFGIHKGKVSKVEELQE, from the coding sequence TTGGAAAAAAAAGAGTTGTCACGAGGGCTAAAAGCACGTCATATTGAGCTAATAGCTTTAGGTGGTACAATTGGGGTAGGCTTGTTCATGGGATCAGCTAGTACAATTAAATGGGCAGGACCATCAGTGCTGTTAGCTTACGGAGTAGCAGGTATAGCTATGTACATAATTATGAGAATTATGGGAGAAATGCTTTATCTAGAACCATTAGCAGGATCCTTTGCAAATTACGCAAATAAATATATATCTCCTTTAGCTGGATATATAACAGCTTGGTGTTACTGGTTTATGTGGATAGCTGTTGGTATGTCTGAAATAACAGCTATAGGAATTTACGTGAAGTTTTGGTTTCCGGCTTTACCAGCTTGGATTCCAGCATTAATTGGTGTGGCTATTCTTGCCGCTGCTAATATGGCTTCAGTTAAATTTTACGGTGAATTTGAATTTTGGTTTTCTTTAATTAAGGTTGTAACTATTGTAGTTATGCTTATAGTTGGAGTGGGTTTGATTTTCTTTGGTATTGGTAATCATGGTGTGCCTATTGGATTTAAAAATCTTACAGCTCATGGAGGTTTCTTTGCTGGTGGGTTAAAAGGTTGGTTGTTTGCTTTATGTATGGTAACGGCATCATATCAAGGAGTAGAGCTTATTGGAATTACAGCAGGAGAGGCACAGGATCCTAAAAATACATTAAGAAAAGCAACTAAAAATATTATTTGGCGTATACTAATCTTTTACGTTGGTGCTATATTTGTAATTGTAACTATTTATCCATGGGACAAGATTAGTACACTTGGCAGTCCATCTGTTTTAACTTTTGCTAAAATTGGTATTGCAGCAGCGGCCGGTATTATAAATTTTGTAGTACTTACAGCAGCAATGTCCGGTTGTAACAGTGGAATTTACAGCTGTGGTCGTATGCTCTATACATTAGCTACAAATGGTCAAGCACCTAAATTTTTAGGGAAATTAAACAAGGATGGTGTACCAGCAAATGGTATAAGAACAACTTTAGTTTGTTTACTTATAGGTGTGATATTAAACTATATATATCCAAATTCAAAACTATTTGTTTATATCTATAGTGCAAGTGTGCTTCCAGGAATGGCTCCTTGGTTTGTATTATGCATTAGCCAAATAAAATTCAGGAAAGAGCATGCAGAAGAAATGAAGATGCATCCTTTTAAATCAAGGCTTTTTCCATATGCTAATTATATTGTAGTAGCATATCTTTGCTTAGTTTTAATTGGTATGTGCTTTAATTCATCAACTCAGATTCCTTTGTTTATTGGTGCTGTATTCTGTGCTATCGTTACTATAGCATATTTTGCTTTTGGTATACACAAGGGTAAGGTTTCAAAAGTAGAAGAATTGCAAGAATAG
- a CDS encoding class I SAM-dependent methyltransferase produces the protein MVTELEKYYNKFCEDKRLTRKYGQVEYLTSMKYIHEYIGDNANAKILDVGAGTGRYSVQLANEGYDVTAIELVKHNLGVLRSKGSTVKAMQGTALDLSRFSENTFDITLVFGPMYHLYTFEDKVKALKEAKRVTKVGGVILVAYCMNEYSVITYGFKENNIRECVDNGKLDSKFHVIAEPKDLYDYVRIEDINRLDKEVNLKRIKLIAADGPANYMRPVLNAMDEDTFNLFLDYHFSTCERPELLGASAHTVDILRKE, from the coding sequence ATGGTAACTGAATTGGAAAAGTACTACAATAAATTTTGCGAGGACAAAAGATTAACAAGAAAATATGGACAAGTTGAATATTTAACTTCAATGAAATATATTCATGAATATATAGGAGATAATGCGAATGCAAAAATTTTAGATGTTGGTGCGGGTACAGGCAGGTATTCTGTGCAGTTGGCAAACGAAGGCTACGATGTTACGGCTATCGAACTTGTAAAGCATAATTTAGGAGTTTTAAGATCAAAAGGAAGTACAGTAAAGGCAATGCAGGGGACAGCACTAGATTTATCAAGATTTTCTGAAAATACCTTTGACATAACGTTGGTATTTGGACCAATGTATCATTTATATACCTTTGAAGATAAGGTGAAAGCACTTAAAGAAGCAAAAAGAGTAACCAAAGTTGGAGGCGTTATTCTAGTAGCATATTGTATGAATGAATATAGTGTAATAACCTATGGTTTTAAGGAGAACAATATTCGAGAATGTGTTGATAACGGTAAGCTTGATAGTAAATTTCATGTTATAGCAGAGCCAAAGGATTTATACGATTATGTAAGGATTGAAGATATTAACAGGTTAGATAAGGAAGTAAACTTAAAGAGAATAAAATTGATTGCAGCAGATGGACCTGCTAATTATATGAGACCTGTTTTAAATGCTATGGATGAAGATACCTTTAATCTTTTTCTTGATTATCATTTTTCCACATGTGAAAGACCGGAGCTTTTAGGAGCAAGTGCACATACCGTAGATATTTTGAGAAAAGAATAG